The segment TTGAATCTAAGTTATTTAGTCTAAATGCCCAGAAAATCTCTAACGGTTCTGATTTTGATGAAAAGACAGGTAACTTAAAAAAAGGTAATAAATCTTTAATCTTGAACGAAGACAGAGCAAAGAGTCTTCTCAAAACTTTATCTAAGGAAAAGTGGAAAGTCTTAAGAGTAGAAAAAAAACCAACAATTAGGAAGCCTGTTCCACCTTTTACTACTAGTACTTTGCAACAGGAAGCTAATCGAAAACTTCGACTATCTGCAAGAGAAACAATGAGATGCGCTCAAGGCTTATATGAGAAAGGTTTTATTACATATATGAGAACTGATTCAGTACATCTTTCTGAACAAGCGATTAGAGCGGCGAGAGAATGTGTAAATTCAAAATATGGGAAAGAATATTTATCAAGCTCAGCTCGTCAATTTAATTCAAATGCTAGGAATGCTCAAGAAGCACATGAAGCTATCAGGCCGGCTGGAGAAGTATTTAAAACTCCAAATGATACAGACTTGTCAGGAAGAGATCTCTCTTTATATGAATTAATTTGGAAAAGAACTGTTGCCAGTCAAATGGCGGAAGCAAAATTAACAATGATTAATGCTGAAATAGAAGTTGGGGAAGGATTATTTAAGTCAAGCGGAAAAAGTATTGATTTTGCAGGTTTTTTTAGAGCTTATGTAGAAGGTAGTGATGATCCAAGCGCATCACTAGAACAGCAAGAAGTCATTCTTCCTGATTTAACTCAAGGGTCTGTTCTAGAAGTTGATAGCAAAGAGGCTACTTATCATGAAACCAAATCACCAGCTAGATATACTGAGGCTGCATTAGTCAAAGTTTTAGAAAAAGAGGGAATAGGAAGACCTTCTACTTATGCAAGTATTATTGGAACAATTGTAGATAGGGGCTATGCAAATATTTCTTCAAATTCCTTGTCGCCTACATTCACAGCTTTTGCTGTTACGGCATTATTAGAGGAACACTTTCCTGATCTTGTTGATACTACATTTACGGCAAAAATGGAATCTTCATTGGACGAAATTTCTTCAGGTAATCTTGAGTGGCTTCCATATTTAGAAACTTTTTATAAAGGTAAAAATGGTCTTGAGGTAAAAGTTCAGAAAACTGAGGGTGATATTGATGGAAAAGCATACAGACAAGTTGATTTTGATGACTTACCTTGCGTAGTCAGAATTGGTTCTAATGGCCCATGGCTTGAAGGGGTAAAAATAGATGAATCAGGAAATGAAATACAGGCAAAAGGTAATCTCCCTATGGATATTACTCCTGGAGATTTAGATAAAAAGAAAGTTGATCAAATTCTTAGTGGCCCCTCAGATCTAGGAACTGATCCAAAAACTGGAGAGCAAGTATTTTTAAGATTCGGCCCTTATGGACCTTACGTTCAATTAGGAAATACTGAAGAAGACAAAGCGAAGCCAAGAAGAGCCTCTTTACCAAAAGAGTTAAAAACTGATGACTTAACTTTATTGGAAGCACTAGAACTATTAAGCTTACCAAAATTGTTAGGAGAACATCCAGAAGGTGGAATTGTTGAGGCAGATAGGGGAAGATTTGGTCCATATATTAAATGGATAAAAAATGAAGATGAGTCTGAAAATAGATCTTTAAAAAAAGAAGATGATGTTTTTAAGGTTGATCTTAAGCGCGCATTAGAAATCCTCGCGATGCCAAAATTAGGTAGAGGAGGACAAGAAGTAATAAAGGATTTCGGAAAACCTAAAGAGTTAAAAGATAAAATTCAGATTTTAAATGGAAGATATGGACTATATATAAAGTGTGGAAAAACAAACGTTTCTTTACCTAAAGATACTGATTTAGAAAAATTTACACTTGATAATGCTTTGGTTTTATTAGAAGAGAAAATGAAAGATAAAAATAGCTCTGTTTTCAAAAAAAATAAAGTAATTAGTAAAAAGACCTTAAAGAATAAAAAAAGTAAAAAATAAATATGGGTTTTATAAAAAATAAATTATTTATTTTTATTATCTTAATTTTATTACAATCTTGTTCTGGAGGAAGAATTGGAAATTTTTTTGAGTCTAGTTTTAAAAATATTGAAGAGACAAAAATAAAAGAAGATGTCAAAAATAATTTAAAGAATAAGATTGTTATTAAATCTGGGGGGATTGTGGAAAAAAACAAAAATATTGAAGAGACAAAAATAAAAGAAGATGTCAAAAATAATTTAAAGAATAAGATTGTTATTAAATCTGGGGGGATTGTGGAAAAAAACAAAAATATTGAAGAGACAAAAATAAAAGAAGATGTCAAAAATAATTTAAAGAATAAGGTTTTAAAAATGTCTGAGAAGAAATCAAAAAATAACAAAAAAATTTCTGATAAAAATATATCTCCTAAAAAAATAATATTTCAGCCTAAATCATACAAAATTATTTTTATTTTAAAAGATGTAGATCCAAAAGATCCCACTGAAGATTTAAGGGCCATTTTAAGAAATTCTGATGTAAATTTTGAAATAGAAAAGATTGAACGTTATTTTGATACAAAAAATAAAACTATAAAAAGTAATTAAATATTTATACAAAAAATTTCAAATGAAACTTTCACAAAAAAATGAGGCACTTAACATAATTGAACCAGCATATTTAGCCTCTCTCTCTTCATTACTTTGGATCGCTTTATATTACTTACCTATTGGAGGTGCATTGTTGAGATTAATATTACCTCTTCCTATAATCTTGTTGCATTTGAGGAGAGGAACTAAAACTGCATTTGAAGGTCTCATAATACAATTTCTTTTGTTATTGATACTTATGGGTCCAATTAGAGGAACTTTATTTTTATTCCCATATGGGATATTAGCTTTTTGGCTAGGCTGGTCTTGGTTTATGAAAAAAAATTGGTGGCTTAGTTGGTGTGGAGGTTTTATTCTTGGGACACTCGGTTTTTTTATAAGGGTATTCGCCTTATCAACCTTAGTTGGGGATAATCTTTGGATAATAATTACAAGGGCAAGTTATGGTCTTATAGATAAATTTATTGAACTATTTAATTTGCCTTTATCACCTTCGATCAGAATTATTCAATTAGTTGCAATATTATTAATCATTTTTCAAGAAATGGTCTATGTTTTAACCATACATATACTCGCATATTCTCTTTTCCCTAGATTAAATTCAAATATTCCTGATCCTCCAAAAATAATTAATGGATTTGTTGATTTAGGTCTTTGATATAAAGTTAAATAATGCAGAAATCGTATTTAGGAATAAAGTTATTTGGAAGTAAAGGAAATCAAAAACTATTTTTTGAAAAAGTAGATGCTCTTCAAAAAGAAATTAATAATTTTATTTTCTATCTTGTGATTGCAGGAACAGAAACATCTCAAATTCAAGGTATATCGGCAGCAGGAATTGATTCAAAAGCCAGAAGGAGAACTGCCTTGGCAGATGCTGAGTTCCTTCTTTTTGGTGCCTATAAAGATCATAAATATAAGTTACCCTTTTTAAATTCTGGAGTAACTCCTGCATTAATAAGCTATGTATGTAAGAAACTTATATGCGCAAGTCAAATAGTTGTTCCTATAGGAATAAAAGAAAAACCTTACTTTAGTCATTTAACTGTAGAAAATTATTTAGCAGGTCCAGCTAAATGCTTGACTACGGGAAAATCTATGAATAAAGAGAGAGTTTTGAGTCTTTACAAAAAAGGATTAGAAATTGGAAAATCCACGAAACAACCTATATTCATTTCAGAATCTGTACCAGGAGGAACTACAACTGCTCAGGCAGTAATGGAAGCTTTTGGCTTAAATGTAAATAATTTAATAGGAAGTAGTTTAATTAATGCTCCTAGGGCCTTAAAAACAAAAGTAATTAAAGCTGGTCTTTTAAAAGCAAATCTAAAAAATAATTTTGATTCTTTAGATGTTATTTCTTCAGTGGGAGATCCATTTCAAGCTTTCTCTCTGGGACTATTGATTGGAGCAAGATTAGCTAAGCAATCTGTTGTATTATCTGGAGGTAGCCAAATGTTAGCTGTAATTTTACTTGCGTTGGAATTTATTGACTCTACAGAAAAACAGGAATTCATTGATTTAGTTTTTATAGCCACTACAGGATGGTTGGTTAAAGATAATTCATTGGGTGATTTATTAGACTTAATAACTGAAAAACACAATGTAAACTTATTAGGATTAGCAAGTCCTTTGAATTTCAAATCATCTAAATTTAAAGAATTGAGTGATTATGAAATAGGTTATGTAAAAGAGGGGGTTGGTGCTGGTGGGATGTCAATTCTTGCTTTTCTTAAGGGTTTTAGTAATGAAGAAATAGTTTCAAGCTGTCAAGTTAATCTTGAAAGAATGAAGGATTTAGGTCAAATCTCCATAAATAAGGATTGTTAAATGCCTAAAAAACATCCTACAAGAAGGCAGTTCCTTAATTTTGGAAAACTATCTCTCCTTTTCTTTCTGAATTCATGTAGTAATTCTTTAAAAAAAATCAAAATTGGTTTTCAAAGTTCGACTTATCCAAAATCTTTCAGGGATACGTTCCCTGCGATTTGGCAGAAAGAAAATATTAATTTTAGTAAGCTTAAATTAGAAAAAAATAAAATAAAATTTTCTAAATCAGACTTTATTTTGATTAACGATGGATGGCTAAAGAGTATTAATTTTGCAAATTTTCAAAACATAAATAATTTATTTTTAAATGATCTATTAGATAATAGATCGAGAGATTATTTAAAAAGTTTTAAAGAATATCAGCGTAATAAATTATTTCCGATAGGTGTAGTTCCATATGCAGTAATTATAAAAAATAATAAAGATCTAATTTATGAAGCTAGTAATAATTGGGATTTTCTTCTCGATGAAAAGTTGAAAGGAAAAATTATATTCCCACAAAGTCCGAGAATATTAATTTCAATTTCAAAAAGAATTAATGTAAAAAATTCACTTAGCAAACTTAAAGAACAAGCAATGTTATTTGATGATAAAAATTCAATTAATTGGTTAATTAATTCTGACGCTTCTGTTGCGATTATCCCCTTTTCACTATGCGAAAAATATCTGAGAGTTGATTCAAGACTTTCGATGGTTTTCCCAAATAAGGGTGTTCCTTTAATGTGGAATTTTCTTCTTACTAAATCAAAAATTAATAACATAGTGTTATTTGATTGGATTAAGTCTTTAGAAAAAAGGAGTACTATCGATGAGTTAGCTAATCAAGGATGGTATTTACCTTTTAAAAATGAATATTCTCAGGATAAATACAATATCAAAACTGAAAATAGTAATTATGGTCCATCTGAAAATTGTTGGGAAAATAGTTGGTCTTTTTCATCTCTAAATTATGAAGAGAAGGTAAATCTAGAAAATTTGTGGAACCAATCATGAACCCCATAATCTTTTTTTAGGCTTTTCGATTAATAAGTTGTGAGTTTCTTTTAATAAAGCTGGAATATTTAATTTACTAGGACATTTTGGAATGCATTCATTGCAATCTAAGCAAAAAGAAGCATCTTTTTCTTCCCACCAGTGGCCTGCCCGCCCTATTAAATTATATCTTTCTTTAGCAAATTCTAATTGGCCATACCCAATAGATATATTTCTCAAACGAAGTATCTCTGGAATAGGAATTTCGCTTGGACATGGTAGGCAAGATCTGCATTGCTCACATTTTGAAGACTTTAACTCCTCGTTTGCAAAATTTTCGATATTTTCTAATGCTCTAATTTCAGAAGATGTTAGTTTTTGAGTTGAGTTTATAAGCTTTTTTGCAATATTAAAATCTTCAAATTTTGTAGCTCCTAAAGATAGAGTCGTGATTCCTTTCGATAGTAAAAATCTATAAGCTAGTTCCAAAGGATGGTATGGTGCAGATGCTTTTAATAAGGTTTCGCTTGGAGCATATAATCTTCCACCCTTATCAGCAGGTGATATTGCCAATACACCCATTTGCTTTTTTAAAGCTAGTTGGGCAAGGCTTATTTTTGATTGATCTAAAAAATGTAAATGAAGATTGCAAAAACTAAATACTTCACAGTTAATTGCATTCTCAATCAGTTTATAACTGCCATGTGAACTGAACCCAACTTGATCAACCAGGCCCTTTTTAATTACCCATTTTAAAAACTTTCCACCCTCTCCATTTAGAACCCAATCTAAATGCTCCTTTAAGTTTATTCCATGGATTGCAAGATTATTTATTTTCTCTAGCTTTAAATTTTTGAGTGAGTTTTCGAAATTCTCTTTTAAATAATTAAAATCTCCTTTAGGTAATACTTTGGTAGTAATTATCCATTCTTTCCTAAAAATATTTTCGGAAGTTTCTAATTCCTTTAATGAATCCCCGATCAGTTTTTCAGCATTACCGTAAGCAGCAGCAGTTTCTAAATGATTAATGCCCGCATCATGAGCACTTTTTATAAGGTAATTCATTTTATCAATATTTTCTGTGGCTCTCATTGTGCCTAAAGTAAATAAACTTACATGGCACGCTTTCCCAAATGATCTTTTCTTAGAATGAATTATCATCTTTATATGATTAAGACCTACTTAATAACTTTTTAATTTATTTATAGTAGAAAATGTTTTAAAGTAAATCAAAGTTAATAATAGTTTTTCAAATAATCTTTATTTAAAGTTATGTTTACAGGAATAGTCCAGGCAATAGGAAAACTTAAAAAAGAAAAAAACTTCTTAATTATTGAAATTCTAGATCAGCCTTTTGATACGCAAATAGGTGATAGTATTGCCGTTGATGGAATTTGTTTAACAGTAAAAGAGATTTCAAATAATCAATTTAAAGTAGAGGTAAGTGAAGAAACTTTAAAAAAGACTACTTTAGGAGAAAAATCTAATATTAACCAAATAGTTAATTTAGAGCCGGCTCTCCGTATCTCGGATCGTCTTGGGGGCCATATAGTTAGTGGGCATATTGATGGTTTGGGAAAAGTCGAAAATATAGAAAAACTTGAAAAATCTTGGCTTTTATCAATTAAGTGGCAAAATAAAAAATTTTCAAAATATATCGTAGATAAGGGAAGCATATGTGTCAACGGCATTAGCCTTACAATTGCAAAATCTGAAAATGAAGGAGAAATTTTTACGATTGCAATTATTCCACATACATGGGAAAACACTAATCTCAAAAATTTAACAATTGGCGATAGTGTAAATCTTGAAGGAGATGCATTAATAAAGTACGTTGAAAAACTACTTAAATTTAATAAGAATATAGATTCAGAAAACTTTCCGCAAGAAATCTCCTCAAATTGGCTTAAAGAGAATGGCTGGAATAAATAATATTCTTAATTTAATGGAGTAAGGGAGATTATTTTAGAATCTTTTTTTAGATCAATTTTATATTCTTGACCTGGCTCTAATCCTAATTTTTTTGTATAGGCATGACCTATCAATAAGTTACCGTTGCCATGAACTTTTGTTTTGAACTCTGCTCGCCTCCCCCTTGAAGATCTGTTCCCAGCCCTACCAGCGGCACTATTACTTAACTTGTACCCCTTAGCTTCAATAAGTGCTCTATAAAAACTTTTTCTTAAGACTCTTCCACTAGGACCTACATAGCCGCAGCCTCTTGCTATTTCATCCTCAGATTTATTGCTGAGTAATTTAGATTTTTCTAGAAGTTCTTTTCCTACAAGCATTATATGAGCTTTTTCTTATTATATATTCTTACCAATAATGAGAATTGTGGCAATACAAGTTAATAAAAAATAGATTTTTTGAAGAATAAATTCTTTATTATAAGAGATACAAAATTATAAATAAAATAACCCAAATTCCATCTACGAAATGCCAATATAATTCAACAGCTTCTAATGGGAACATATTTTGATTAGTAATTCTTCCTTCCTTTGGTCTTGTTTGCCAAGAAATAATTAATATCATTAATGTCCCTAAAGTTACATGTAAACCATGAAAGCCTGTTAAGGCATAAAAAGTACTTGCAAATAAATTATCCGTTAGTCCGAACGGCAAATTAAAATATTCAAATAGTTGACATATTAAAAAAGTAATCCCAAGTAGAGCAGTGACTAGCAACCATTTTTGAGTATCAGAATTTTTATTTTTAAGAAGAGCTTTTCCTGCTTTATGAAAAGTCGCGCTACTTACAAGCAATAAAATTGTATTTAATGTAGGTATAGGAAGTTCTAATTCATAAATAGCCCCATCTGGTAAAGGATTAACTGCTTTATATGTGAGGTAAGCAGCAAAGAAGCCAGCAAAAGTCATCCCATCTGCTATCAAAAAAGTTATTAATCCAAACATCCTAAAGTCTTCATGATGTTCACTCGCCTCAATATCATTTTTTTTAATTTCTTTTGAACTGTCTAGGGTTGTCATGTTTTTTCTTGATTAATTTTCTTGAGAAATTGGTTTGCCATAACCATAAGGTTCTTCAACTAAAGGTGCTTCGCCTTCCCAATTTTCAACAGGTGGGGGAGAGGATGTTAACCATTCAGGAGTTAAAGCATTCCAAGGATTATCCCCAGAATCCTTCCCATTTTTAATACTTAAGAATATATTTACTAAGAATGGGATAGTACTTATAGCCATTAAGAGAGCTCCTAGGCTACTAATCTGATTAACAAATTGAAATTGTGGATCGTATTCCGCAACTCTTCTAGGCATTCCATTAAGACCAAGCCAATGTTGAGGAGCGAAGCATAAATTAAAGCCAATAAAAGTTATGGCAAAATGTAGTATCCCCAGTTTTTCGCTCATTAACTTGCCGGTTACCTTTGGGAACCAATGATAAATAGATGAGAAGATAATAAAAACAGTCCCTCCATAAACTATGTAATGGAAGTGAGCAACAACGAAATATGTATCATGCACGTGAATATCAAAAGGTACTTGAGCAAGAGCAACTCCTGTAATACCGCCAAATACAAAATTTATAATAAATCCACATGAGAATAACATTGCACTATTGATAGATATTTTCCCACCCCATAAGGTTGCAACCCAATTAAAAAATTTAATTCCAGTCGGAACTGCTATAAATGCTGTCGCAATAGTAAAGAATAATCTCATCCAAGGAGGAGTACCACTTGTAAACATATGATGAGCCCACACAACTAGACCAAGCACAACTATTCCCATTATTGAAAAAACCATTGTGGTATATCCAAAAAGTGGCTTTCTTGAATGCACTGGAAGAATTTCACTTACTAGGCCGAAAGCAGGAAGAACCATTATGTAAACAGCTGGATGAGAATAGAACCAAAATAAATGTTGGTAAACAACTACGTTTCCGCCTAAAACAGGGTTAAAGAAACCGGTATGAGCAACAATATCAAAGCTAAGTAATATTAATGTTCCAGCTAAAACTGGAGTTGACAAAACTACTAATAAACTTGTGCCTAACATCGCCCAACAATACATAGGTAATTGCATCAGCTTTAATCCCGGTCGCCTTAATTTGATAATTGTTGCAATGAAATTTATCCCTCCAAAGATAGAGCTGCCTCCCAGTAATAAAACACTCATTATCCAAATGATTTGTCCTGATTGAGGGGTGGTTATACTCAAAGGTGGATAAGCCGTCCATCCTGCCTGTGCAGCCCCTTCAACAAAATAACTCGCTACTAACATTAAACCGGAAGGAGGTATCAGCCAAAAAGCTACAGCATTCAATCTTGGGAATGCCATATCTCTAGCTCCAACGTAAAAAGGAATTAAATAGTTCCCAAATGCACCATTTACTACAGGAACAATCCACAAGAAAATCATTATTGTTCCATGTAATGTTAAAACTTGGTTATATACATCTCTAGGCATAAAGTCCGACATTGGACTTGCTAATTCAATTCTTATTGCACTCGCCAAAGTTCCTCCAATTAAATAAAAAAGAAACCCGCATACAAGATATTGAATACCAATTACTTTATGATCGAGACTAAAACTAAAATATCTAAGCCATCCTTTAGGTTGAAGACTTTTGAGATTAGAATCCTGTGGATCAATTGATATCGTCATAAGCTAACCTCAGTTTTTGTGTTTTTGTTAAACCAATCTTTGTAGTCAGATTCTTCTTCAACTATTATTGAAGCCCTCATCCCCCCGTGATAAGGGCCACATAATTCCGCACATATTATTGGATATTTCCCAACTTTAGTAGGAGTGAAATTTAATATCGTAGGTTGGCCAGGAATAATATCTTGTTTTATTCTGAATTCTGGCACCCAAAAAGCATGAATTACATCTTTTGATTCCATCTTCATAGAAACTTTGCGATCAACTGGAACATGAAGCTCCCCAGAAATAAATTCCCCTTTCGGATAATTAAATAAAAAGGCAAATTGCATAGCTGAAACTTCAACAGATAAATTATTGCTAGCAACCTCATTATTTGATGCCTGGCTGATTCCAGC is part of the Prochlorococcus marinus subsp. pastoris str. CCMP1986 genome and harbors:
- the topA gene encoding type I DNA topoisomerase; protein product: MDHTLVIVESPTKAKTIRRFLPPNYEVLASMGHVRDLPKGAAEIPASVKKEKWSRIGVNTTEDFEPLYIVPKEKKKVVKDLKNALKDATQLLLATDEDREGESISWHLMQILKPKIPTKRMVFHEITKKAINKALDETREIDMELVQAQETRRILDRLFGYELSPLLWKKVAPRLSAGRVQSVSVRLLVNKERERRAFKKASYWGLKATLLKDNISFESKLFSLNAQKISNGSDFDEKTGNLKKGNKSLILNEDRAKSLLKTLSKEKWKVLRVEKKPTIRKPVPPFTTSTLQQEANRKLRLSARETMRCAQGLYEKGFITYMRTDSVHLSEQAIRAARECVNSKYGKEYLSSSARQFNSNARNAQEAHEAIRPAGEVFKTPNDTDLSGRDLSLYELIWKRTVASQMAEAKLTMINAEIEVGEGLFKSSGKSIDFAGFFRAYVEGSDDPSASLEQQEVILPDLTQGSVLEVDSKEATYHETKSPARYTEAALVKVLEKEGIGRPSTYASIIGTIVDRGYANISSNSLSPTFTAFAVTALLEEHFPDLVDTTFTAKMESSLDEISSGNLEWLPYLETFYKGKNGLEVKVQKTEGDIDGKAYRQVDFDDLPCVVRIGSNGPWLEGVKIDESGNEIQAKGNLPMDITPGDLDKKKVDQILSGPSDLGTDPKTGEQVFLRFGPYGPYVQLGNTEEDKAKPRRASLPKELKTDDLTLLEALELLSLPKLLGEHPEGGIVEADRGRFGPYIKWIKNEDESENRSLKKEDDVFKVDLKRALEILAMPKLGRGGQEVIKDFGKPKELKDKIQILNGRYGLYIKCGKTNVSLPKDTDLEKFTLDNALVLLEEKMKDKNSSVFKKNKVISKKTLKNKKSKK
- a CDS encoding DUF2232 domain-containing protein, giving the protein MKLSQKNEALNIIEPAYLASLSSLLWIALYYLPIGGALLRLILPLPIILLHLRRGTKTAFEGLIIQFLLLLILMGPIRGTLFLFPYGILAFWLGWSWFMKKNWWLSWCGGFILGTLGFFIRVFALSTLVGDNLWIIITRASYGLIDKFIELFNLPLSPSIRIIQLVAILLIIFQEMVYVLTIHILAYSLFPRLNSNIPDPPKIINGFVDLGL
- a CDS encoding nicotinate-nucleotide--dimethylbenzimidazole phosphoribosyltransferase — its product is MQKSYLGIKLFGSKGNQKLFFEKVDALQKEINNFIFYLVIAGTETSQIQGISAAGIDSKARRRTALADAEFLLFGAYKDHKYKLPFLNSGVTPALISYVCKKLICASQIVVPIGIKEKPYFSHLTVENYLAGPAKCLTTGKSMNKERVLSLYKKGLEIGKSTKQPIFISESVPGGTTTAQAVMEAFGLNVNNLIGSSLINAPRALKTKVIKAGLLKANLKNNFDSLDVISSVGDPFQAFSLGLLIGARLAKQSVVLSGGSQMLAVILLALEFIDSTEKQEFIDLVFIATTGWLVKDNSLGDLLDLITEKHNVNLLGLASPLNFKSSKFKELSDYEIGYVKEGVGAGGMSILAFLKGFSNEEIVSSCQVNLERMKDLGQISINKDC
- a CDS encoding aldo/keto reductase, yielding MIIHSKKRSFGKACHVSLFTLGTMRATENIDKMNYLIKSAHDAGINHLETAAAYGNAEKLIGDSLKELETSENIFRKEWIITTKVLPKGDFNYLKENFENSLKNLKLEKINNLAIHGINLKEHLDWVLNGEGGKFLKWVIKKGLVDQVGFSSHGSYKLIENAINCEVFSFCNLHLHFLDQSKISLAQLALKKQMGVLAISPADKGGRLYAPSETLLKASAPYHPLELAYRFLLSKGITTLSLGATKFEDFNIAKKLINSTQKLTSSEIRALENIENFANEELKSSKCEQCRSCLPCPSEIPIPEILRLRNISIGYGQLEFAKERYNLIGRAGHWWEEKDASFCLDCNECIPKCPSKLNIPALLKETHNLLIEKPKKRLWGS
- a CDS encoding riboflavin synthase; this translates as MFTGIVQAIGKLKKEKNFLIIEILDQPFDTQIGDSIAVDGICLTVKEISNNQFKVEVSEETLKKTTLGEKSNINQIVNLEPALRISDRLGGHIVSGHIDGLGKVENIEKLEKSWLLSIKWQNKKFSKYIVDKGSICVNGISLTIAKSENEGEIFTIAIIPHTWENTNLKNLTIGDSVNLEGDALIKYVEKLLKFNKNIDSENFPQEISSNWLKENGWNK
- a CDS encoding AbrB family transcriptional regulator, with translation MLVGKELLEKSKLLSNKSEDEIARGCGYVGPSGRVLRKSFYRALIEAKGYKLSNSAAGRAGNRSSRGRRAEFKTKVHGNGNLLIGHAYTKKLGLEPGQEYKIDLKKDSKIISLTPLN
- a CDS encoding cytochrome c oxidase subunit 3, encoding MTTLDSSKEIKKNDIEASEHHEDFRMFGLITFLIADGMTFAGFFAAYLTYKAVNPLPDGAIYELELPIPTLNTILLLVSSATFHKAGKALLKNKNSDTQKWLLVTALLGITFLICQLFEYFNLPFGLTDNLFASTFYALTGFHGLHVTLGTLMILIISWQTRPKEGRITNQNMFPLEAVELYWHFVDGIWVILFIILYLL
- the ctaD gene encoding cytochrome c oxidase subunit I; its protein translation is MTISIDPQDSNLKSLQPKGWLRYFSFSLDHKVIGIQYLVCGFLFYLIGGTLASAIRIELASPMSDFMPRDVYNQVLTLHGTIMIFLWIVPVVNGAFGNYLIPFYVGARDMAFPRLNAVAFWLIPPSGLMLVASYFVEGAAQAGWTAYPPLSITTPQSGQIIWIMSVLLLGGSSIFGGINFIATIIKLRRPGLKLMQLPMYCWAMLGTSLLVVLSTPVLAGTLILLSFDIVAHTGFFNPVLGGNVVVYQHLFWFYSHPAVYIMVLPAFGLVSEILPVHSRKPLFGYTTMVFSIMGIVVLGLVVWAHHMFTSGTPPWMRLFFTIATAFIAVPTGIKFFNWVATLWGGKISINSAMLFSCGFIINFVFGGITGVALAQVPFDIHVHDTYFVVAHFHYIVYGGTVFIIFSSIYHWFPKVTGKLMSEKLGILHFAITFIGFNLCFAPQHWLGLNGMPRRVAEYDPQFQFVNQISSLGALLMAISTIPFLVNIFLSIKNGKDSGDNPWNALTPEWLTSSPPPVENWEGEAPLVEEPYGYGKPISQEN